Proteins co-encoded in one Coregonus clupeaformis isolate EN_2021a chromosome 17, ASM2061545v1, whole genome shotgun sequence genomic window:
- the LOC121585570 gene encoding interleukin-11-like isoform X1, protein MKSWLNSTQSLLLLLLLAQLLVLSWSRPTHKCPLFAQLTMMVQQMRSLQMLTRNLQSESEFSGIELLEYNLDSLPEMEHTANHLSSLKLNDSLSQLYTDLRSFKLHLDWLIDVRVSMSLPVSPKTVEVTRGLQHISSLCSTALQQIACPLPQISIPSFPTQLRTWDVVLLSYEIPERLGFYCQWSTRVLVLLRSKVQGL, encoded by the exons ATGAAAT CGTGGCTTAACTCAACACAGTCTCTCCTCCTGTTGCTGCTATTGGCGCAGCTGCTTGTCCTTTCGTGGTCACGCCCCACACACAAGTGCCCCCTCTTTGCCCAACTGACAATGATGGTCCAGCAAATGAGAAGCCTGCAGATGCTGACAAGGAATCTACAG AGTGAAAGTGAATTCAGCGGTATAGAGCTTCTAGAGTACAACCTAGACTCTCTTCCAGAGATGGAACACACAGCAAATCACCTCAGTTCACTAAAG cTAAACGACTCCCTTTCACAACTTTACACGGATCTCCGCTCCTTTAAGCTGCACCTTGATTGGCTGATTGATGTCCGAGTCAGTATGAGCCTGCCAGTCTCTCCCAAGACAGTAGAGGTCACCAGAGGCCTGCAGCATATCTCAAGCCTCTGCTCTACTGCACTACAGCAG ATTGCGTGCCCACTACCCCAGATTTCCATTCCTTCTTTCCCAACGCAACTCAGAACCTGGGACGTGGTCCTCCTCTCCTACGAGATTCCTGAACGGTTAGGATTTTACTGTCAATGGTCTACCAGAGTGCTGGTCCTCCTTAGGTCAAAAGTTCAGGGCCTTTGA
- the LOC121585570 gene encoding interleukin-11-like isoform X2 produces the protein MMVQQMRSLQMLTRNLQSESEFSGIELLEYNLDSLPEMEHTANHLSSLKLNDSLSQLYTDLRSFKLHLDWLIDVRVSMSLPVSPKTVEVTRGLQHISSLCSTALQQIACPLPQISIPSFPTQLRTWDVVLLSYEIPERLGFYCQWSTRVLVLLRSKVQGL, from the exons ATGATGGTCCAGCAAATGAGAAGCCTGCAGATGCTGACAAGGAATCTACAG AGTGAAAGTGAATTCAGCGGTATAGAGCTTCTAGAGTACAACCTAGACTCTCTTCCAGAGATGGAACACACAGCAAATCACCTCAGTTCACTAAAG cTAAACGACTCCCTTTCACAACTTTACACGGATCTCCGCTCCTTTAAGCTGCACCTTGATTGGCTGATTGATGTCCGAGTCAGTATGAGCCTGCCAGTCTCTCCCAAGACAGTAGAGGTCACCAGAGGCCTGCAGCATATCTCAAGCCTCTGCTCTACTGCACTACAGCAG ATTGCGTGCCCACTACCCCAGATTTCCATTCCTTCTTTCCCAACGCAACTCAGAACCTGGGACGTGGTCCTCCTCTCCTACGAGATTCCTGAACGGTTAGGATTTTACTGTCAATGGTCTACCAGAGTGCTGGTCCTCCTTAGGTCAAAAGTTCAGGGCCTTTGA